GGGGATGGTATCGAACCACCGGTTGTGCGCCGCATACAAGCCGACGATGAAGAGGGCGATATACTGCGGGAAGAACGGGATCTGGAAATTGAACAGCCATGTTGACCCGATTGGAACAAAGATACGGACGAGCGCCGTGATGATCCCCAGCAGGAGCCCGAAGGCAGCGATGGCGGCAAAACCCGGGAACGGGTGCGGTTTTTTGTAGCCGGGCTCGTCCGGCCGGTGCAGCCCGGTCCATGCAAGGTACGCAAACGTTGCCACGATTAAGAAAAAGACAAACCACATGGGCCCGAACCCGGGACCGGTTACCGGGTTCAGAATGGTTGCCACGGGCAGGGGAAGCGGTGCGCCAGCTACCGTAAGGATAAGCAGGAGAAGGGGGCTGAGGACAAGCACCCAGAAAAGGAGCGGAATGCCGAGCCGCACCAGCCGGTCACGCGTGAACTTTTCCCGGCCCTTTCTCAGGAGCGAGGACGGGACGAAATACGCCGAGACCAGGGTGAAAAAGCCCATGAAGAACGACTGGTTCAGCGAATCGATGATGGCAAGGACAAGCGGTGTCCCGGGAGCATTGCCCGGGTCCACAAAGAACCAGCTGCCGGGGCCGCCATAGGTGATCGAACAGTGCGTCATGATCACAAGGCAGATCAGGACAATCCGGATATTATCGATAAAAAGGAGTCGCGGGCCGGATTTCTTTCCTGATGGTTGCGCGACAGACATTTACAAAGATTCTTCCGGCTATGCTCATTATCCATGCGATTTGTTCCAGGCCGGGGGGTCTCTGGCAATCATAGCGAGTGAAATGTACTTCCGGCAGAACAACCGGGGCGGTTCTTTGCGGACAGCAATCTCCTCCGGTAACTGTTAAATAATGATGAATATAATATTCGCTTACGCTTGGACCCTGGCCCGAAACCGACGCCGGATATGGTCCCGGGTGCATGGCGCCGTACCGGCTCTCTCCACGGCGGTTGCTGTCGCGCGAGTGTCCGGCGGTCCCGGCCGATCGTGCACCAGCGGCCCGAAGGCCCGGAGAAAAAACAACATGAAACTGCCCCGCCTGAACCTCACGAGCTGGATACTGCTGGGGTTCATCCTCGGGATTTTCACGGGCCTTGTCTTTGGGGACCTCTGCTCGTTCATGAAACCTCTTTCCGAGGCGTTCATCAAGATCTGGCAGATCACGATCCTGCCTTCCGTCGCCCTCTCCCTGATCGTCGGTATCGGGAGCCTGAAGCGGGACACGGCAAAAGCCATCGCACTCAAGGCGTTTTTGGTCATCCTGCTGATCTGGGTCATCGGCGTCGTGGGGTTTTTCTCGTTCCAGCTGGCATTTCCCCCCCGGATAGAAGCCTCCTTCTTCAGCACCCAGGACCTGGCCCAGAAGACCGGTATCGACCTCATCGACCAGTTCATCCCGTCAAATCCCTTCCTCTCCCTGTCAAATGGGATCATCCCGGCAACCGTGCTCTTCTGCCTGTTCCTGGGGTTTGCCCTGATGCTGGACGACGGGAGCGGGCCGGTCCTTTCCATCCTCCGGGCCCTGCTGCGGGCGCTCGACCGCATGACGCACATCATTGCCATGACCTTCCCGGTCGGCATCTTTGTCATCACCGCCGTGATGGCAGGGACCCTGACCTTCGAGGGGTTCCTGGACCTCCAGGTATTCATCATCACCCTTGCCGCTGCCGCCATCCTGCTTGGTCTTGTGGTCATGCCCCTTTTAGTCACCTGCTTTACCACCTTCCATTACCGGGACATCCTTGCCGCCGCCTCAAAGCCCCTGCTCCTCGCCTTCTCGACCGGCACGGAATTCATCACCCTGCCGCTGATCACCGATGGGGTTGAGAAGCTCTTCTCCGGGAAGGCCCGGGAACCTGATACCGCCAACGGAGGGGGGACGGGCCCGGCCGGAGACCCCGGTGTGGACCCTGCCCGGGGCGAGATACGGTCGTACAGCGAGATCCTGGTGCCTGTTGCCTATACTTTCCCGCTGCTGGGCGGCCTCGTCCCCTTCCTTTTCATCCTCTTTGTGGCCTGGCTGTACCATGACCCGCTGAACTTCGTTGAACAGGTGAAACTCATTGTCGTGGGGATCCCGAGCTTCTTTGGATCGTCCAAGATCTCGGTGATCTCGCTCCTGGACCTGATGCACCTCCCTGCCGACGCGTACAACCTGTACATCAGCTCGGGGATCCTCCGGCAGGCCTTCGTGGCCCCCTTAAGCGTCATCTCGATCTTCTCGTTCTCCACGATCACCATTGCCCTCACCACGAACCGGTGCCGGTTCCGGTGGAGGAGGGCGCTCATGTCGCTTTTCATCGTCATCCTGCTGGCAGCCCTCCTCATCGCCGGGCTGCATACGGGCTTCACGTACCTGCTGGCAGGCACCTACCACGGGGGCGACCAGATCTCCCGGATCGAGCTGCCCCCTGATCCGGAGGGAAAACGGCTGGACAGTGTCGTGAACACGACGGTCTACCTGCATAAGGAGGATGTCCCGGCCATCGTTCCTGCGGCCTCCGGCAGAAGCGATGAGGTCCGGCAGATCCGGGAGAGGGGAGTACTCCGTGTCGGGTACAACAGCAACAATGTCCCGTTCGTGTTCTTCAACGACAAGGGCGAACTGGTGGGATACGACGTGGAGATGGCCTACGACCTGGCCCGGACCCTGAATGTCTCCCGGATCGAGTTCGTTCCGATCACGGGGACCAACCTTGCCGAATCCCTCGATAGCGGTTACTGCGACATCATCATGTCTGCGGTCATGGTGAACGGGGAGAGGCTCGATGCGATGAAATTCACCGACCCGACCGTCACCGTCCACTTGGCGTTCGTTGTACCGGACGGGAAGAAGGGGGAGTTTGTGAAGCTGGATGATGTGAAGCAGATGGACGGCCTGAGAGTTGCCGTCTTCAACAACACGGCGATGGTCAAGGTGGCAGGGCAGCTGCTCCCCCGTGCAACCATCGTCCCGATCGACTCGCGCGAGGAGTTCTTCGAAAAGGGCAGGGCGGATGCCCTGATGATTCCCGCCGAGGAAGGGTATACCCTGACCCTGCAGTACCCGTTCTTCGATGTGGCCATCATCGAACCCTACGATTCTTACCTGATGATGTACGGGTACCCGGTAGCCCGTGACAGCAGCGAGTCCTACCTCCTCGCGCTGAATTACTGGATCACGATGGAAAAGGACTACGGGATGCTCCAGAAAAAGTACGATTACTGGGTGCTCGGCAAGATCCCGGGAGCGGTCGGGCCCCGCTGGTCCGTGGTGCGGAACGTGCTGCACTGGGTTGCCTGATCTTTTCATCCCGCAAAGGGACAAATGCGGCCGGGGCGCTGCCCTAAAAAAAGTGACAGTGGTGTACCTGCGTAAGCGTTAGCTCAGGCCCTGGCTCCCGGGCGACCATGTACGAGGGAGGTTGTGGAGAGGGCGTCACACATAGGGTGCCGGACATGTGATTATACGGATTTTTGCGAGGTGGGGGAGAAGGAGTGAAATTTTTTTGCAGCTCCTGGTGTATCAGAGAAAAAATGAATATCTTTACCGCATAAAGGTACATCCATGAAATATACGGTCGTGCTTGAACCCCAGGAGGAAGGAGGTTTTACCGTCCAGTGCGTGGAGATCCCCGGCGCGATCAGCCAGGGTGAGACCCGGAAAGAAGCGCTTGCCAATATAAAAGAAGCAATAGAACTTGTCCTGGAAGTCCAGCGGGAAGAACTCCACAGGAATATCCCTGCAGCCCGGTGGGAGATTTCCAAGGTCGAAGTCGCTGATGTCGCGTAAACTCCCGGTCATCTCCGGCGAGGATATGGTAAAGTATCTCGTAAAACAGGGTTTTACCGTACGACGCCAGACATCAAGTCATATTGTTGTACAGAACGCGTGGCTTTGTTTTTTCCGTACCTCTTCATCGCGAACTTAAAAAAGGCACCCGGAACGCGATCCTGAAACAGGCTGGAATTGCCCTCGACGATTTCAGGAGAAATTACCGGTAATATTCCCTTGAGAGAGTTTACAGACGGTTGCCGTGTATCAGCAACCCGACGAGTTCAGGCCCCGGCTCCATATCATGAACAATTAAAAAAATCAGAATATTTTTTGATGTCCCAACAGCCGCGGTGTGCCGTTCAGCAGAGCGACTCCCCGGTACCCATGATCCTTCCCGTGACATTGTTGGCGGTATCGAGGACGCCGTGGGCGAACAGGTAGACGTGATAGTACCCGAGGATGGCCGATACATTATTCGCGGCATCGAGCGCCGTGTAGAGAACGATGCACGAGAGCACCAGCACCGACGCGAGGCCCGGCTTCTCGTTCTGCCGGAAGAGGTACGGGACCGCAACCATTAACGGCAGCAGGGCGAGGATCCCGAGCACCATGCACGGGACCATGCCGATTGAAGCAAAGCAGGCGGCGGACGTGGAGCTGCACTCCATGAAGTGCTCCTTCTGCACCGAGGCCAGGTAGAGCGTGCACGCTGACGCGAGCGTGGCACAGGAGATCGCGGCCGCAATGAAGATCCAGTATCGTTTGTGGAAGTTCACGTTGTGTCCCCGTGGGTCATGTCATAACCGGGACCGCTCTTTGCCTTTTCATTACAGGTGTGAGGAAGAACCGATCCAAAATTATTTTTTCCGGTTATCAGGCAGACGATCGCAATCAAAGAATGCCTGTGCGTTCTTCTCCAGTTCATATTATCCAGCGGTATCGTATCGTTCGAAGTAACATTCACCGGACGACTTCTTTTCACCGGGTTTGAGTGCGAGAAGGAGGCTGTCAGCGTGTTCACGGCAGACATAGGCACAACAGCACCCGAATGACTGGAACCCGATTGCATCCTTCTCACAGTGTTCACACTTTTGTTTTACTGCTATGGTTATCCTCTATTGAATTTTTTTTATGGATACTCTTTTTGGTCTTTGCGCCCCGGGACCATGCCGATTGCAGCAAAGCATGCGGCGGACGTTGAGTTGCACTCCATGAAATGTTCCTGTATCGAGGCCATGCAGAGCGTGCATGCTGACGCGAGCGTGGCACAGGAGATCGCGGCTCCGATTAAGATCCAGTACCGCTTGTCGAAGTTCATCTCGTCTTAGTTTTCTGCCGGGGCGGTATTGAAGGGGATGGTTGGGGGCCTTGGGTTGATAGAGGAATTGACAGGGAATGGCGTTGTGCGTGGGCTGCCGTATATGCGATTATGGGGATCTGTGCGGGATGGTGGGAAGAGGGGTTTGAGAGGTCAGAACCTGCTTAACCTCTTTGTGCCGGATTGTGCCGGCCCATACCCGGGGAAAAATGTAACGGGGTGTTGACGAAAACCCGGTTATTCCGCAATATCCGCGAACCGGGTCAGCGCCGCATTCTCCGATAGAGTGCCCCAAACACCAGCCCGGTTATTACAAGTCCTTCCTCTACCGGCGATTTCGTCGGAACCGGTGCTTGGCCGGATCCAGCGGTTTCTGTTCCGGAAATATCCGGTGAAGAGACCCCTTCTCCGGGATGAGGAGGATTTGTATAGAGCACATGGACCATCCAGTCGAACTCGCCGGCTTTGTAGTTCTGTTTTCCAATCGTTGAATTATCGATACGGTTTGGATTGGGGAGCACGATGGAGGATGTCCCGGTTTCCGAGGGCGTGTAATAGAGGATGTATATCCCGTGCTCTTTATCTGATATGGAATAGGAATCGGTGAAGATGACGATATAAAAATCACCCCTCACTTCGTGATCCGGAAGACCGATATCGATCCAAGAGGAATCGCGTTCGCATGACTGCCCGGGCATGGTGGTATTGAAAGGAATTTTTTCATACGGGATCACGTCATGGTATAAGGTTGTCAGGTTTTTATCCCAGATCTCGATCCGGACTTTCGCGTCGTTATCCCCGTACCGGCATCCGGCCACCCGCACACCGGTCACGATGATCGTCTTATTGTTTGAATACAATACCGCATGCCCTTTATGTAAAAAGGCCCAGCACCCGGTCAGTTTTCCTGCCGGTTCATATCCCAGTTCGCCGTCATACCGGATGGATTTGTTTCTGAAGACAGGCAGGATTACGGGAGGGGTGGTCAACGGGGTCCTGTTTTGCATCTCACGCTGGACATGAGCGATATTTTCCCTGGCAACTTCAAGCGTGGGATCCAATTCGACTGCCTTTGTAAATGCCTCCAGCGCTTCATCGTTCCTCCCAAGACAGTGCAATGCGAGGCCTTTGATATTCCATGCCCGGGCAAACTGCGGGTCAAGTGCGATTGCTCTCTCGCTTGCATCAAGTGCCGGGGAGCAGTTCCCCTCAAGCATCAGATTATAGGATATTTTCCATTGTACCTCTGCCTCGGATAAGGTCGTTAACGGGGCGCCGGTCTGCAGGTCAAGCTGAACATGGGCGATATTTTGTTTGGCAATTTCAAGCGTGGGATCCAATTCGACTGCCTTTGTAAATGCCTCCAGCGCTTCATCGTTCCTCCCAAGATTGTGTAATGCGGTGCCTTTTGCATTCCATGCCTTGGCAAACTGCGGGTCAAGTGCGATTGCTTTCTCACTTGCATCAAGTGCCAGGTGGTATTTCCCCTCAAGCAACAGATGATAGGATATATTCCATTGTGCCTCTGCCTCGGGTGAGGTGGCACAGGCTGAGGAGATAAGGAGACAGGCAATACAACAACCGAGGAAAAGCAACCGGATGTTCTGACCCATGATTAATACAATAGAAAAGGACTGATTTATTCTTTAGCCCAGGCTGAAGTCCGGAACGCACGCACAGGGCCGGCAGGCAGGGGATACCCGGCCGATCCTGGACCTGCAGCGTGCCGCTTCAGCAGAGCGACTCCCCAGTCCCCGCGATCGTTCCCGTCACATTGCTCACGGTACTCATGGCCGAATGGGCGAAGAAGTAGATGTCGTGATACCCGAAGATGGCCGCAACATTATTCGCGGCATCGAGCGCCGTATAGGCAACGATGCACGAGAGCACCAGCACCGACGCGAGGCCCGGCCTCTCTTCCTGCCCGAAGAGGTACGGGACCGCAACCATGAGCGGGAGCAGGGAGAGTATTCCCAGCACCATGCACGGGACCATGCCGGCTGCGGCAAAACAGGCGGCGGAGGTTGAGTTGCACTCCATGAAATGTTCTTTCTGGAGCAAGGCAAGGTGGAGCGTGGATGCGGACGAGATGGTGGCACAGGAGATCGCGGCCCCGATGAAGATCCAGTACCGCCGGTCGAAGTTCATCTCGTCTTAGTTTTTTGCCGGGTCGGTATTGAAG
Above is a genomic segment from Methanoregula sp. containing:
- a CDS encoding acyltransferase family protein codes for the protein MSVAQPSGKKSGPRLLFIDNIRIVLICLVIMTHCSITYGGPGSWFFVDPGNAPGTPLVLAIIDSLNQSFFMGFFTLVSAYFVPSSLLRKGREKFTRDRLVRLGIPLLFWVLVLSPLLLLILTVAGAPLPLPVATILNPVTGPGFGPMWFVFFLIVATFAYLAWTGLHRPDEPGYKKPHPFPGFAAIAAFGLLLGIITALVRIFVPIGSTWLFNFQIPFFPQYIALFIVGLYAAHNRWFDTIPDRLGKACTLAALALIAIQPFFVSAVLGSPAGISLITGGLQWQSVLYALWEQMACMMIITSLLWLFSRYLNSQGPVTGAMAGDSYAVYVFHPVVLISISLVFAGIALPQLAKFAIVLPLAICISFALAHLIRAMPGVSRVL
- a CDS encoding cation:dicarboxylase symporter family transporter, whose protein sequence is MKLPRLNLTSWILLGFILGIFTGLVFGDLCSFMKPLSEAFIKIWQITILPSVALSLIVGIGSLKRDTAKAIALKAFLVILLIWVIGVVGFFSFQLAFPPRIEASFFSTQDLAQKTGIDLIDQFIPSNPFLSLSNGIIPATVLFCLFLGFALMLDDGSGPVLSILRALLRALDRMTHIIAMTFPVGIFVITAVMAGTLTFEGFLDLQVFIITLAAAAILLGLVVMPLLVTCFTTFHYRDILAAASKPLLLAFSTGTEFITLPLITDGVEKLFSGKAREPDTANGGGTGPAGDPGVDPARGEIRSYSEILVPVAYTFPLLGGLVPFLFILFVAWLYHDPLNFVEQVKLIVVGIPSFFGSSKISVISLLDLMHLPADAYNLYISSGILRQAFVAPLSVISIFSFSTITIALTTNRCRFRWRRALMSLFIVILLAALLIAGLHTGFTYLLAGTYHGGDQISRIELPPDPEGKRLDSVVNTTVYLHKEDVPAIVPAASGRSDEVRQIRERGVLRVGYNSNNVPFVFFNDKGELVGYDVEMAYDLARTLNVSRIEFVPITGTNLAESLDSGYCDIIMSAVMVNGERLDAMKFTDPTVTVHLAFVVPDGKKGEFVKLDDVKQMDGLRVAVFNNTAMVKVAGQLLPRATIVPIDSREEFFEKGRADALMIPAEEGYTLTLQYPFFDVAIIEPYDSYLMMYGYPVARDSSESYLLALNYWITMEKDYGMLQKKYDYWVLGKIPGAVGPRWSVVRNVLHWVA
- a CDS encoding tetratricopeptide repeat protein, coding for MGQNIRLLFLGCCIACLLISSACATSPEAEAQWNISYHLLLEGKYHLALDASEKAIALDPQFAKAWNAKGTALHNLGRNDEALEAFTKAVELDPTLEIAKQNIAHVQLDLQTGAPLTTLSEAEVQWKISYNLMLEGNCSPALDASERAIALDPQFARAWNIKGLALHCLGRNDEALEAFTKAVELDPTLEVARENIAHVQREMQNRTPLTTPPVILPVFRNKSIRYDGELGYEPAGKLTGCWAFLHKGHAVLYSNNKTIIVTGVRVAGCRYGDNDAKVRIEIWDKNLTTLYHDVIPYEKIPFNTTMPGQSCERDSSWIDIGLPDHEVRGDFYIVIFTDSYSISDKEHGIYILYYTPSETGTSSIVLPNPNRIDNSTIGKQNYKAGEFDWMVHVLYTNPPHPGEGVSSPDISGTETAGSGQAPVPTKSPVEEGLVITGLVFGALYRRMRR
- a CDS encoding type II toxin-antitoxin system HicB family antitoxin, whose amino-acid sequence is MKYTVVLEPQEEGGFTVQCVEIPGAISQGETRKEALANIKEAIELVLEVQREELHRNIPAARWEISKVEVADVA